The following proteins are co-located in the Spirosoma montaniterrae genome:
- a CDS encoding TonB-dependent receptor domain-containing protein, with product MHKLFTLICFAPFFLPKSAFGQGELTGLIVDKTTARPVPYVSVALYRPADSMAVAGAISDSVGMFRIGRATPGQYVLKTFFIGYKPQQVGPVTVRRGQTLDVGTIFLEATNNQLNEVVVTGQRADLTIKADRQTYRAAQFQSAVGGTATDLLRNLPGISINAEGEVTQRGANGFLVLLNGKPIQANLGTLLNQLPANTVESIEVITTPSARYDPDGKAGIIAITTKTGADLGLSVLINGQIGLPSLYAFSNARNPVRYGTDVTLSYRSARWDWTLSTAYLRNDIAGRREGDVNTTIGNRFTTFPSVGERSFDRYTFTNRLAVSFTPNKTNIWSGGLYYGYRTEDRIADLVYNNRTIDRNTGQMISQISYFNANLVRKRGQFFTANLDYTHTFANKATLTASALYEYDYLDGFTRNLNVRRSDIRDTLQYTLTTTDRPIRNARANLDATWPLAGGKLEAGYQYRLQQDDGTYRFLEQNGRGVPLLVVDAFTGRVRVDNVIHSLYSQYGRKTKAWEYTAGLRFESADRQVVIRPQGQSFPLTLNNLFPSLNVVYRPKEVWQFRLGYSRRVQRTSNLALNPLPEREHSETLEQGDPALLPEFVDLTELGLTRTLGRSTVQATLYHQNVQNIVNRVNSVFADTILNRIYTNAGRAQRLGIELATDLTISRLWKLYVGGTVYRSTIAGQLFQNAVVFNNRAWVYSVNANTTLQPSPTWIIQANLNYLSQRITAQGEDSRFFVPNLSVRKSFRQNRLSVMMQWQNIGMGWLPANEQRITTRGESTPGVSTRGRNFFTTTNYIQERDVLLINVSYSFRQRTKPAKLPTNEFGDKEF from the coding sequence ATGCATAAATTGTTTACGCTCATTTGTTTCGCCCCGTTTTTTCTACCGAAATCAGCTTTCGGTCAGGGCGAACTGACGGGTTTGATTGTCGATAAAACAACGGCCAGACCTGTTCCATATGTGAGCGTTGCGCTGTATCGCCCGGCAGATTCGATGGCTGTTGCCGGTGCCATTTCCGATTCGGTAGGCATGTTTCGCATTGGGCGGGCAACACCGGGGCAATATGTGCTTAAAACGTTCTTTATCGGCTATAAACCGCAGCAGGTAGGGCCGGTAACGGTCAGGCGCGGACAAACGCTCGACGTAGGAACAATTTTTCTGGAAGCAACCAATAATCAGCTTAACGAGGTGGTGGTAACGGGGCAGCGAGCCGACCTGACCATAAAAGCCGACCGTCAGACGTACCGGGCTGCGCAGTTTCAATCGGCAGTGGGCGGCACGGCAACAGATTTGCTGCGAAACCTGCCCGGCATCAGCATCAATGCAGAGGGCGAAGTAACGCAGCGTGGTGCCAATGGCTTTCTGGTATTGCTGAATGGTAAACCCATTCAGGCCAATTTGGGAACGCTGCTCAACCAACTGCCCGCCAATACCGTTGAATCCATCGAAGTGATCACGACGCCATCGGCCCGCTACGACCCCGACGGTAAAGCGGGCATCATCGCCATCACAACCAAAACCGGGGCCGATCTGGGGCTGTCGGTACTGATAAACGGGCAAATCGGGTTGCCCAGCCTGTATGCCTTCAGCAACGCCCGCAATCCCGTTCGCTACGGCACCGACGTTACGCTTAGCTACCGCTCCGCCCGCTGGGACTGGACCCTCAGTACGGCCTACCTTCGTAACGACATTGCCGGTCGGCGCGAGGGCGACGTGAACACCACCATTGGAAACCGCTTTACAACCTTTCCAAGTGTAGGCGAACGAAGTTTTGACCGCTACACATTTACGAACCGACTGGCCGTTAGCTTTACGCCCAACAAAACGAATATCTGGTCGGGAGGACTATACTACGGCTACCGAACCGAAGACCGCATCGCCGATCTGGTTTATAACAACCGCACCATTGACCGGAATACGGGCCAGATGATTAGTCAGATCAGTTACTTCAACGCCAATCTGGTTCGTAAACGCGGGCAGTTTTTTACAGCCAATCTCGATTATACGCACACCTTTGCCAACAAAGCCACGCTGACCGCGAGTGCACTGTATGAATACGACTATTTAGACGGTTTCACGCGCAACCTCAATGTGCGCCGGTCCGACATCCGCGATACACTGCAATACACACTAACCACCACCGACCGGCCTATTCGTAATGCCCGCGCCAACCTTGACGCTACATGGCCGCTGGCGGGTGGCAAACTCGAAGCTGGCTACCAATACCGGCTGCAACAGGACGACGGGACGTATCGGTTTCTGGAGCAGAACGGACGCGGTGTCCCGCTGCTCGTAGTTGATGCCTTTACGGGTCGGGTGCGGGTCGATAATGTGATTCACAGCCTGTATAGTCAGTACGGCAGGAAGACAAAAGCCTGGGAATACACAGCGGGCTTACGATTCGAATCGGCTGACCGGCAGGTGGTTATTCGCCCGCAGGGGCAGTCGTTTCCGCTTACGCTCAACAACCTGTTCCCATCGCTGAATGTGGTTTATCGCCCCAAAGAGGTCTGGCAGTTTCGACTTGGCTACAGCCGCCGGGTGCAGCGAACGAGCAACTTAGCCCTCAACCCGCTGCCCGAACGTGAACATTCCGAAACCCTCGAACAGGGCGACCCGGCTCTGCTGCCCGAATTTGTTGACCTGACCGAGCTGGGCCTGACCCGCACGCTGGGCCGCAGCACTGTTCAGGCCACGCTCTATCATCAGAACGTACAGAACATCGTGAATCGGGTCAACAGCGTGTTTGCCGATACCATTCTGAACCGGATTTACACGAATGCAGGCCGGGCGCAGCGGCTCGGTATCGAACTCGCTACGGATTTGACAATCAGCAGACTATGGAAGCTATATGTTGGCGGCACGGTCTATCGGTCAACCATTGCCGGGCAGTTGTTCCAGAACGCTGTTGTGTTTAACAACCGGGCATGGGTTTATTCGGTCAATGCCAACACCACCCTACAACCGTCGCCAACGTGGATAATTCAGGCAAATCTGAACTATCTCTCGCAGCGCATTACGGCGCAGGGCGAAGATTCACGCTTTTTCGTGCCGAATTTGTCGGTCAGGAAAAGTTTCCGGCAAAACCGGCTGTCGGTCATGATGCAGTGGCAGAATATCGGCATGGGCTGGCTTCCGGCCAACGAACAGCGCATCACCACGCGGGGCGAATCCACGCCGGGCGTATCCACGCGGGGCCGCAACTTTTTTACGACGACTAACTACATTCAGGAGCGGGACGTGCTGCTTATCAACGTCAGTTACTCGTTCCGACAGCGTACCAAACCCGCCAAACTGCCCACCAATGAGTTTGGCGATAAGGAATTTTGA
- a CDS encoding helix-turn-helix transcriptional regulator: protein MPITRSAFQRYRLIDEVISRYPRRYSKQKLFELCQDKCGIRSISSLEKDIQRMREDHEAPIEYCKRSNGYYYSNPQFRLLNLMLTPDDMAALEQAREVLAATQGASVADELDHALHRVRQSLDIIREVKTDTSTPASTRRIVYVEEKILGGNRQYVPVLIRAVNQNRQVAFRYLKHEDAVAAPTVLASRKGTTVGRTAEPERPKLRILHPILLREVADSWYVIGYDAASGREKTFALDRMSELEILDDPCDVPPAVLTSVSELFEHIYGITDSHGPVENIVLRFSPLFGRYVKAKPIHQTQEVVSDTPDACVVRLRLAPNRDLLMHLRSYGEHLTILEPASLVEEMKTSLQTTLAGYE, encoded by the coding sequence ATGCCTATAACCCGCTCGGCTTTTCAGCGTTACCGCCTTATCGATGAAGTCATTAGCCGCTATCCACGTCGGTATTCCAAGCAAAAACTGTTTGAACTCTGTCAGGATAAATGCGGTATCCGGTCTATTTCGTCGCTCGAAAAAGACATTCAGCGGATGCGCGAAGACCATGAAGCACCTATCGAATACTGCAAACGCTCAAACGGCTATTATTATAGCAATCCGCAGTTCCGGTTACTAAATCTAATGCTCACGCCCGACGATATGGCCGCACTCGAACAGGCCCGCGAGGTACTGGCAGCCACGCAGGGCGCGTCGGTAGCCGACGAACTCGACCACGCGCTCCACCGCGTCCGGCAGAGTCTCGATATTATTCGCGAGGTAAAAACCGATACAAGCACCCCCGCATCGACGCGCCGGATTGTCTATGTCGAAGAGAAAATTCTGGGCGGCAACCGACAGTATGTGCCGGTGTTGATTCGGGCTGTAAACCAGAACCGGCAGGTGGCGTTTCGCTACCTGAAACACGAAGATGCCGTGGCCGCTCCTACTGTACTGGCTTCGCGAAAAGGCACGACGGTGGGCCGAACTGCCGAACCCGAACGGCCTAAACTGCGGATTCTGCACCCGATTTTGCTGCGCGAAGTGGCTGATAGCTGGTACGTTATTGGCTACGATGCCGCCAGTGGGCGCGAAAAAACCTTTGCCCTCGACCGGATGAGCGAACTCGAAATCTTAGACGACCCCTGCGACGTGCCGCCCGCCGTACTAACCAGCGTGAGCGAACTCTTTGAACACATCTATGGCATCACAGACAGTCACGGCCCTGTTGAAAATATTGTACTGAGATTCAGCCCATTGTTTGGGCGGTACGTGAAAGCAAAGCCTATTCATCAAACCCAGGAGGTAGTGAGCGATACGCCCGATGCCTGCGTGGTGCGGCTCCGGCTCGCGCCCAACCGCGACCTGCTCATGCACCTGCGTAGCTACGGCGAACACCTCACAATTCTGGAACCCGCCAGTTTGGTCGAAGAAATGAAAACGTCGTTGCAAACCACGCTGGCAGGGTACGAGTAA
- a CDS encoding DUF4783 domain-containing protein: MVFPLNFLFVLFIWLTPTKPVSDATIRQVVRTALRTGDAGQLSAQFARTIELVIDAEKVEFSSIQATHAKLILRSFFRKYPPHSFNFVYQGASDRLRYSTGTYETNGQTFTVYILFRQSANRQFTINSLHFRRES, encoded by the coding sequence ATGGTCTTCCCTCTTAATTTTCTTTTTGTTCTATTTATCTGGCTAACACCAACTAAGCCTGTTTCAGACGCAACCATCCGGCAGGTTGTCCGAACGGCCCTGCGCACGGGCGACGCCGGGCAACTGTCGGCGCAGTTTGCCCGCACCATCGAATTGGTTATCGATGCCGAAAAAGTCGAGTTTTCATCCATACAGGCCACGCACGCGAAGCTGATTCTACGATCATTTTTCCGTAAGTACCCGCCCCACAGCTTTAATTTTGTGTATCAGGGTGCTTCCGACCGGCTACGTTACAGCACCGGCACCTACGAAACCAACGGTCAGACCTTCACCGTCTATATTTTGTTCCGCCAGTCGGCCAATCGGCAATTCACCATCAATTCGCTACATTTCCGACGAGAAAGCTGA
- a CDS encoding carboxypeptidase regulatory-like domain-containing protein, translating to MRHALLSLFLLFTGLSSGVAQTTQTSIVGYVSDNGKSPLPGATIRLRNESTGFSTGTITNAKGEYSFKELPLGGPYTVQATAVGFGEKRLTGYLLNQGDLIRIDITMQETGQELQVVEVVASGLRNKVENFGAATTVTSRTISTLPINGRNFTTLTDLSPLAGRGGNLSGQLGSSTNFTIDGTTAKNPTSAGASNSRSGGPYTISLEAVREFKVITNQYDVVYGRAGGGIVSAVTKAGTNQLTGSVFNFTRANRLASRFDIRGNPRNVRFATNQFGFSLGGPIIKDKLHYFAVWERQIDSRPLFIADIQSPADELRFNATIPTLDRYVDIGRRQYGVANTPQYGQFDRVRNSDAAFLRLDWQINQNNLLTVRNNFTSDRNKLGLTDNSPINIFESTGNDYNVDNSLLATLRSTINPRMTNELKVQHLHTYQLSSPGDQLPDRNIPRALVENVVSSINGANRATTIQLGGHRFAQEGFTNNVVQLINNLYYNTDKAQFTFGVDLMYTNSRSTFGSEVNGRFHFTNDATGTALDNFERQRPYRYFREVPLKDDWSVRGGIWNAGVYGQMATKLAPGLDMTAGLRFDYAHFPKASLNQIVLDDLGLRTDNRLRTFIAQPRLQFTWDVNEQRRDIIRLGAGIFASDINNYVLINNLTFDGSNLATVDVRGADVPAPNFAAYRQDYNSIPTLRQFQLPTINMTGASARVPTLYKANVSYTRFINDRLKVTLSGFMSMARNNYTYVDRNMATEPFFRLANEGNRGVFVPLNRMPANGVANWLDGRISNRLGRVLELTGDGRVNQFAVVADATYRYFRDGEITGSYTWSDVRDNTSYNGNVANTATLVQPVVDDPRNLTRMTYSDNQFRHKVVVFGTLPTFWGISVGVRYSGLGGTRYTMLSGVNNNGDFVATNDLAFVFDRNGEGVPANIRTGLENLLNSPTASQSLKDYINTYSGRFAERNGGINAFYGVIDIRAAKRFRIYRNHNIEVSAEIFNFSNMLRRDWGVNNSLTTLALYAPGGTPATATAPAVPNFDATNARFNYRVNATGVPNPTNDPFQVQAGVRYSF from the coding sequence ATGAGACACGCTTTATTGTCACTTTTCCTGCTATTTACAGGACTTAGCAGTGGTGTAGCCCAAACCACGCAGACGTCCATCGTCGGTTATGTGTCCGACAACGGCAAATCGCCCCTGCCCGGTGCTACTATCCGGCTCCGCAACGAATCGACCGGCTTCTCAACCGGCACCATTACCAACGCCAAAGGAGAATACTCGTTCAAAGAATTACCCCTCGGCGGGCCATACACCGTACAGGCAACGGCGGTGGGTTTCGGCGAAAAACGGCTGACCGGCTACTTACTCAACCAGGGCGACCTGATCCGCATCGACATTACAATGCAGGAAACCGGCCAGGAGTTACAAGTAGTGGAGGTAGTGGCATCGGGGTTACGAAACAAAGTCGAGAACTTCGGCGCAGCCACCACCGTTACGTCCCGCACCATCTCAACGCTGCCCATCAACGGACGTAATTTTACTACCCTTACCGACCTGTCGCCCTTAGCAGGCCGGGGTGGTAACCTGTCGGGGCAACTGGGGTCTTCGACCAACTTTACCATCGACGGCACAACGGCCAAAAACCCCACCTCGGCGGGGGCGTCGAACAGCCGGAGCGGAGGACCGTACACCATCTCGCTCGAAGCCGTGCGGGAGTTCAAGGTGATTACTAACCAGTACGACGTAGTGTATGGCCGTGCCGGGGGCGGAATTGTCAGTGCCGTAACCAAAGCAGGCACCAACCAGCTCACGGGCAGCGTATTCAACTTTACCCGCGCCAACCGGTTGGCCAGCCGGTTCGACATTCGGGGCAACCCGCGCAACGTTCGGTTTGCGACCAACCAGTTCGGTTTCTCGCTGGGCGGGCCGATTATTAAGGACAAACTACACTATTTCGCTGTATGGGAGCGGCAAATCGACTCCCGCCCGCTTTTCATCGCCGACATTCAGTCGCCTGCCGATGAACTGCGCTTTAACGCAACCATTCCAACGCTCGACCGGTACGTGGACATTGGTCGTCGGCAATATGGGGTAGCCAACACGCCCCAGTATGGGCAGTTTGACCGGGTGCGCAACTCCGACGCGGCTTTCCTGCGGCTCGACTGGCAAATTAACCAGAACAACCTGCTGACCGTGCGAAACAACTTCACCAGCGACCGCAACAAGCTGGGGTTGACTGACAATTCACCCATCAACATTTTTGAATCAACCGGTAATGACTACAACGTAGATAATAGCCTGTTGGCCACGTTGCGTTCGACTATTAATCCTCGCATGACCAACGAGCTGAAAGTACAGCACCTCCACACCTACCAGCTCAGCAGCCCCGGCGATCAGTTGCCCGACCGCAACATTCCGCGTGCCCTTGTCGAGAACGTAGTGTCGAGTATCAACGGGGCTAACCGTGCTACTACCATTCAGTTGGGTGGCCACCGCTTCGCGCAGGAAGGGTTTACCAACAACGTAGTTCAACTTATCAATAACCTGTACTACAACACCGACAAGGCCCAGTTTACGTTTGGTGTAGACCTGATGTACACAAACTCCCGTTCGACGTTTGGCAGCGAGGTGAATGGCCGGTTCCACTTCACCAACGATGCCACAGGCACGGCATTGGACAATTTTGAGCGGCAGCGTCCATACCGCTACTTCCGCGAAGTGCCTCTGAAAGACGACTGGAGTGTGCGCGGAGGCATCTGGAACGCAGGTGTTTATGGTCAGATGGCAACCAAATTGGCACCGGGCCTCGACATGACCGCTGGTCTGCGATTCGATTACGCGCACTTCCCCAAAGCGTCGCTCAACCAGATAGTGCTCGATGATCTGGGGCTGCGGACCGACAACCGGCTACGGACGTTTATTGCCCAGCCCCGGTTGCAGTTTACGTGGGATGTTAACGAGCAACGCCGGGACATTATCCGGCTGGGGGCCGGGATATTTGCGTCGGACATCAACAACTACGTCCTGATCAATAACCTGACCTTCGATGGCTCGAACTTAGCCACCGTCGACGTGCGTGGAGCCGACGTACCGGCACCCAATTTTGCGGCTTACCGCCAGGACTATAACAGCATCCCGACGCTGCGGCAATTCCAGTTGCCAACCATCAACATGACTGGGGCCAGTGCCCGCGTACCGACGCTCTACAAAGCCAACGTATCGTATACGCGCTTCATCAACGACCGGCTGAAAGTAACGCTCTCCGGCTTTATGTCGATGGCCCGCAACAACTATACCTACGTTGACCGCAACATGGCTACGGAGCCGTTCTTCCGGCTGGCCAACGAGGGGAACCGGGGCGTGTTTGTGCCGCTCAACCGGATGCCTGCCAACGGCGTAGCCAACTGGCTCGACGGGCGCATTAGCAACCGCTTAGGCCGGGTGCTGGAGCTAACCGGCGACGGGCGCGTGAACCAGTTTGCCGTAGTAGCAGACGCTACGTACCGCTACTTCCGCGACGGAGAAATCACGGGCAGCTACACCTGGAGCGACGTGCGCGACAATACGTCGTACAACGGAAACGTAGCCAACACTGCCACGCTGGTGCAGCCCGTGGTGGATGACCCGCGCAACCTGACCCGGATGACGTATTCCGACAACCAGTTCCGGCACAAGGTGGTCGTCTTCGGTACACTGCCGACCTTCTGGGGCATTTCGGTGGGCGTTCGGTATTCGGGGCTGGGCGGTACGCGCTACACCATGCTGTCGGGCGTGAACAATAACGGCGACTTCGTGGCTACCAACGACCTGGCGTTCGTCTTCGACCGCAACGGCGAGGGTGTGCCGGCCAACATCCGTACCGGTCTGGAAAACCTGCTCAACAGCCCTACGGCCAGCCAGAGCCTGAAAGATTACATCAACACCTACTCGGGCCGGTTTGCTGAACGCAACGGGGGCATCAATGCTTTCTACGGCGTCATCGACATCCGGGCAGCCAAGCGGTTCCGTATCTACCGCAACCACAACATTGAGGTGTCGGCGGAGATTTTTAACTTTTCCAACATGCTGCGACGTGACTGGGGCGTCAATAATTCGCTGACTACGCTGGCACTCTACGCGCCGGGCGGCACACCTGCCACAGCAACCGCGCCCGCCGTCCCAAATTTCGACGCAACGAATGCGCGGTTCAACTACCGCGTCAATGCTACGGGCGTTCCCAATCCTACCAACGACCCGTTCCAGGTACAGGCGGGTGTGCGGTATAGTTTTTAA
- a CDS encoding phosphoribosyltransferase family protein, whose translation MALPQPTLILNAEQIRQKIRRIAFQIYETNFEESALLLAGIAGEGYVLAEALARDLQEIAPFTVELIEIALDKTHPAQPPVQLDRPATDFADKVVVVIDDVLYTGRTLAFSLQPFLSVPVRKLQVAVLIDRNYPRYPIAADYKGYELSTTLTDHVKVVLSDPDEVGVYLR comes from the coding sequence ATGGCCCTCCCGCAACCCACGCTTATTTTGAACGCCGAGCAGATTCGGCAAAAAATCCGGCGTATCGCGTTTCAGATTTATGAAACCAATTTTGAGGAATCGGCACTGCTGCTGGCGGGCATTGCTGGCGAGGGATACGTACTGGCCGAAGCACTGGCGCGTGATTTGCAGGAAATCGCTCCGTTTACCGTCGAACTAATTGAAATCGCGTTAGATAAAACGCACCCCGCCCAGCCGCCCGTTCAACTCGACCGCCCAGCCACAGATTTTGCTGATAAAGTGGTGGTCGTCATCGACGATGTGCTGTACACGGGCCGGACGCTGGCTTTTAGCCTGCAACCGTTTCTGAGTGTGCCCGTGCGGAAATTGCAGGTGGCCGTGCTTATCGACCGAAACTACCCGCGCTACCCCATTGCCGCCGACTACAAAGGCTATGAACTCAGTACCACCCTCACCGACCACGTGAAGGTAGTACTAAGCGATCCTGACGAGGTGGGCGTATACCTCCGGTAG
- a CDS encoding glycerophosphodiester phosphodiesterase, producing the protein MRILLTLLLLPYLTLAQPALDRQGHRGCRGLMPENTIPAMKKALDLGVTTLELDVVISKDKQVVVSHDTYMVADIATRPDGTPVTKADEKSINLYQLTYDEIKRFDVGRRPHPQFPQQQNFPAYKPLLAELIDSVETYAKAKGMPQPRYNIEIKSNPATDGVYHPAPAEFVKLVMDVIGSRKLGTRFNIQSFDVRPLQLIHQQVPDVALAYLTANPKTLAENLTTLGFKPAIYSPYYKTVTPEMVKACHEQGLKIIPWTVNTKPEIDTLIGLGVDGIITDYPNLF; encoded by the coding sequence ATGCGTATACTCCTCACCCTCCTGCTCCTCCCATACCTCACCCTCGCCCAGCCCGCGCTCGACCGGCAGGGCCACCGGGGATGCCGGGGCCTGATGCCCGAAAACACGATTCCGGCCATGAAAAAAGCCCTCGACCTGGGCGTGACAACGCTGGAATTAGACGTCGTAATCTCGAAAGACAAACAAGTCGTGGTTTCGCACGATACCTACATGGTTGCCGATATTGCCACCCGGCCCGATGGCACACCCGTGACAAAGGCCGACGAAAAGTCGATTAACCTCTACCAGTTGACCTACGATGAGATCAAGCGTTTCGACGTGGGTCGCAGGCCGCACCCGCAGTTTCCGCAGCAGCAGAACTTCCCAGCCTACAAACCGCTGCTGGCTGAGTTAATCGACTCGGTTGAGACCTACGCGAAAGCTAAAGGTATGCCGCAGCCGAGGTACAACATCGAGATTAAGTCGAATCCGGCAACAGACGGCGTGTATCACCCGGCTCCGGCTGAATTTGTAAAGTTAGTGATGGACGTTATCGGCAGCCGGAAGTTAGGGACGCGGTTCAATATTCAGTCGTTCGATGTGCGACCGCTGCAATTGATTCATCAGCAGGTTCCCGACGTAGCACTGGCTTACCTGACCGCTAACCCGAAAACGCTGGCCGAAAACCTGACGACACTGGGGTTCAAACCTGCCATCTACAGCCCTTATTACAAGACCGTTACGCCAGAGATGGTAAAAGCCTGCCATGAGCAGGGTCTCAAAATCATTCCGTGGACCGTAAATACCAAACCAGAAATCGACACCCTGATTGGCTTAGGCGTGGACGGAATTATTACGGACTACCCGAATTTGTTTTAA
- a CDS encoding SDR family oxidoreductase yields the protein MSIILITGCSTGLGYATAEHLARAGHTVYATMRNPQRAPELSQLAQRDGLPITVLPMDVDSDDSVRQTVADVVAQAGQIDVLVNNAGIGPVGPVEERPLSEFAAIMQTNYFGTLRCIQAVLPGMRERRSGCIVNVSSVAGKVFSAYHSAYCASKAAVEALSECLAGEVAPFGIRVALVQPGVIDTPIIDKMGDALAHTNYPNQIRLVAYLRASRDNHAPALLVAEVIEAIITGKHTELRAPVGPDAAPLLGWRASLPDEHWIGVSFLDEDAWVAGMAEFGVNVRPYLNAVA from the coding sequence ATGTCTATTATTCTTATTACGGGGTGCAGCACCGGACTCGGTTACGCTACCGCCGAACACCTCGCCCGTGCGGGCCACACCGTGTATGCCACCATGCGGAATCCGCAACGCGCCCCCGAACTCAGCCAACTCGCCCAGCGCGACGGCCTGCCCATCACAGTGCTGCCAATGGACGTTGATTCCGATGATTCGGTTCGGCAGACTGTGGCCGACGTGGTGGCGCAGGCCGGGCAAATCGACGTACTGGTAAACAACGCCGGTATTGGTCCGGTTGGCCCAGTCGAAGAGCGGCCACTGAGTGAGTTTGCGGCCATTATGCAAACCAATTATTTCGGTACGCTGCGTTGCATACAGGCTGTGCTTCCCGGTATGCGTGAACGCCGGAGCGGCTGCATCGTCAATGTGTCGTCGGTGGCGGGTAAGGTGTTTAGTGCCTATCATTCAGCCTATTGCGCGTCGAAGGCAGCCGTTGAAGCCCTGAGCGAATGTCTGGCGGGCGAAGTAGCTCCGTTTGGCATTCGGGTGGCACTGGTTCAGCCGGGCGTCATCGACACACCCATCATCGACAAAATGGGCGACGCGCTGGCACATACCAACTACCCTAACCAGATTCGACTGGTGGCCTACCTGCGGGCCTCCCGCGATAATCACGCTCCGGCTTTGCTGGTGGCCGAGGTTATTGAAGCCATTATTACTGGAAAGCATACCGAGTTACGCGCACCGGTTGGACCCGATGCGGCCCCACTCCTGGGCTGGCGGGCGTCGCTACCCGACGAACACTGGATTGGTGTTAGTTTCTTAGACGAGGATGCGTGGGTAGCAGGCATGGCCGAGTTCGGCGTCAACGTGCGGCCTTATCTGAATGCGGTGGCTTGA
- a CDS encoding amidohydrolase, which yields MNAYRLLTAKIFCLSITTHALFAQTTALGTRIDRAAEGLEKKVIAWRRDFHQHPELGNREFQTAAKIAAHLQSLGMDVKTGVGKTGVVGLLKGGKPGPVVALRADMDGLPVTERVSVPFKSEVRTEYNGQQTGVMHACGHDSHVAILMGVAEVLSSVKADLKGTVKFIFQPAEEGAPEGEEGGAYLMVKEGVLENPKVDAIFGLHINSQTEVGTIKYRPGATMAAVDSYAIKIRGKQTHGASPWSGVDPIVTASQVVMGLQTIVSRNLPLTENAAVVTVGAIHGGIRQNIIPEEVNMIGTIRSLDADMQKTIHRRINEVATNIAESAGAKADVKIDIMYPITYNDPKLTDQMLPTLEAVAGKSNVRITPAQTGAEDFSFYQQKVPGFFFFLGGMTKGKKVEEAAPHHTPDFQIDEGGFVLGMKALCHLTIDYMEQAGKGGAVSGK from the coding sequence ATGAATGCCTACAGACTGCTTACCGCGAAAATTTTTTGCTTGAGTATTACTACTCATGCCTTATTCGCGCAGACAACCGCCCTCGGTACACGCATCGACCGGGCTGCCGAAGGTCTCGAAAAGAAGGTTATTGCCTGGCGTCGCGACTTTCATCAGCATCCTGAGCTGGGCAATCGCGAATTTCAGACAGCCGCTAAAATTGCCGCCCATCTGCAATCGCTGGGTATGGACGTGAAAACGGGCGTCGGGAAAACAGGCGTGGTGGGTTTGTTGAAAGGTGGCAAGCCAGGCCCCGTAGTAGCTCTCCGCGCTGATATGGATGGCCTGCCCGTGACCGAACGCGTCAGTGTGCCGTTCAAATCGGAAGTGAGGACCGAATACAACGGGCAGCAAACGGGCGTGATGCATGCCTGCGGACACGATTCGCACGTTGCCATACTAATGGGGGTGGCCGAAGTGTTGTCGTCGGTCAAAGCAGACTTGAAAGGAACGGTTAAATTTATTTTCCAGCCTGCTGAGGAAGGTGCGCCCGAAGGCGAAGAGGGCGGAGCTTACCTGATGGTGAAAGAGGGCGTACTCGAAAACCCGAAAGTCGATGCCATATTCGGGCTGCACATCAACTCCCAAACTGAAGTTGGTACGATCAAATACCGCCCCGGTGCCACCATGGCGGCTGTTGATTCGTATGCCATTAAAATCAGAGGCAAGCAAACCCACGGTGCGTCGCCCTGGTCGGGCGTTGACCCGATTGTGACGGCTTCGCAGGTGGTGATGGGGCTGCAAACCATTGTGAGTCGCAACCTGCCGCTGACCGAAAACGCGGCTGTTGTGACGGTGGGGGCCATTCACGGCGGCATCCGGCAAAACATTATTCCCGAAGAGGTAAATATGATCGGCACGATTCGCTCGTTAGACGCCGACATGCAGAAAACCATCCATCGCCGGATTAACGAGGTCGCTACCAACATTGCCGAGAGCGCGGGGGCAAAGGCCGACGTGAAAATCGACATCATGTATCCCATTACGTACAACGACCCGAAACTGACCGATCAGATGCTGCCGACGCTCGAAGCCGTGGCCGGGAAAAGCAACGTAAGAATTACGCCCGCGCAGACTGGTGCCGAAGATTTTTCATTTTATCAGCAGAAAGTGCCGGGCTTCTTTTTCTTCCTCGGCGGCATGACAAAGGGCAAAAAAGTAGAGGAGGCCGCTCCGCACCACACGCCCGATTTTCAGATTGACGAAGGCGGTTTCGTGCTGGGCATGAAAGCGTTGTGCCACCTCACCATCGACTACATGGAACAGGCTGGCAAAGGCGGGGCCGTTAGCGGTAAGTGA